From the Clostridium sp. Marseille-P299 genome, the window AATTTGCTCCGTTTAAAATCAACTTTTCCACATACTTCGGATACTTTAAAGTAAATAATAAAGCAATATTACCTCCATCGCTAAACCCTAATATAATTGCTTTTGTGATCTTAAATCCATCAAGAAAATCCTTCAAATCCTCTGCAAACTGCTCTAAAGTAAATGGCTTTGATCCACGTTTAGATTCCCCATGACCCCTTGTATCTATGACTATCACTCGATATTGTTTTGAAAAATAATCTATTTGATGTTTAAAATATTCTTTACTTTCTCCATTTCCATGTAGCAAAATAAAAGGATAACCTTCTCCCTTTTCAATGTAACTCAACGTTATATCCATTATAAAACCTCATATATTCTAGGAATTCTATTATTCTATAATTCTATTATCAATATTAATGATTGAATGTATGACCTTATACGCCTACTAAATTAACAAATATTTAAAAATTGGCTTTGCAAAATTGACTAACTTTTTTTGCAATTTCACATTTATCTTTTTTAATCGGTTCCAGAAAATCAATAGTATCCGCTATAATATTTCCATGCAAACGTTCTTTCATTTTTGAATAATATTTATCAGCATCTCCGCTACCATGGCAAGCGAATAGGTATATTGTTTTATTTTTAATTTCATTTGATGATAAAAAAGTATTCAGTGGCGACGCATAAGTTCCCGCCCAAATAGGACTTCCAATAATCAAAGTATCGTATGCTTCTAAATTAAAAGACTCTTCTTTTAATTCTGGTTTGCGATGAAATAAAACACTTCCTCCGCTAACGAAAAATTTCTTAAAACCCTTGGTAGGAAACTCCTTTCTTGTTTCTAATTTAAACATCTTTGCTTTTGCTTCTTCCGCAATCATTCTTGCTATAAATTCTGTATTTCCTTCCAGTGAATAATAAATAACCGCTGCTCTCATACTTAGCTCCCCTCTGGGATAACACTACATAATGCCCCTACATTTATTATTAAACGTCTATTAGAATTTCTATCTATAAACTATAATAACAGTATCATATAACCTTGACAACTGTTTGGGCCATAATTTTCCATAAACATTAAGCAGCATAGCCAATTGACTATGCTGCTTAACGTTAACGCTACCATTTTATTTATTAGGAAGTAATTTCTTTTTAGAAATAATAATAACGATTCCAAGTGCCGCTACAATGCCTACTCCCATAAGTAACATTGGCTGAGCTGTGTCGCCTGTTTTAGGAGACTCATCTTTGGCTGGAGTAACAGTTGTAGTATCACTTTGTCCCGCATCCTTTGATTCAGTTGCAGTTTCAGTCGTTGTTGAAGTTGGAAAACCTTCTGGAGCTTCTGTAAGTACTTGAACTGCCAATCCTTGTGCAGTATAGCCATCTGAAGTGCCTTGATCCGTGATTGAAGTGCCTGTAACAAACCAATAAGCTGCTTTGTCTGCTTCTAAATCAGCAGGCAAGTTTCCAGTTTGATTAATCTTTGGTGTACCATTGTCATTGAATATTACTTGAAAGGCACTGCCTTTTGTGTATTCAAATTGATACCAATCTTCTGTTTCCTCCACCTTAGTCATCTGAGCTCCAGGCCATGTTGCAGTACCTTGAACAGGTCCTAATCCCTGCCAGATATAGCAATACACATCACTCCATCCTTCTGAATTTTGAAAATAAATCATCACAGAAGATTCCGCTTTTGCTTTTAATGGCATTGCTGCAAAAGATAATACAAGAAGTGCTAACGTCATAAAACTAACAAAGAATTTTTTTAATGTTTTCATCATTATTCCCCTTTTCATGATTTAAATAAAATTTTTTTAGACTTTAACTGTATGCTTCGTACGTTAATAAAAGCTTCTCACCACCATCTAGGTTACTTCTTTTTTGCTACAATAATAAAACGACCGTCTGTTATATGATAACTGCAAGTAGATAATGTCAATAGTTTCTCTCCAAAAGAAGCGGTAACACCTGTATCATATATTGATTTTTCTTTAATATTGTCTATGTATTCTCTATAATCCCTTTCCTCTTCTATGTTAGTAAACTTATAGTACTTAAATACATCTTGATTTTCATAAAATATCTGTGATTTGAAAACTGCTATAATTTCATAATCAGCTTCCTCATACAGTGTGTTAAAATGAATGATGGAATGTTCCTTATAATAACTTTCCTCAGTATATTTTAATAAATCATGAAACCCTGTACCATCTTTCATATTGTGTCCGTAAACCAGATAATTCTGGCTAAGTAAAAAATTCGTCCCTGCATCTAAAAAAGGTAATCCCCGTTTCTCTTCCTCCTTATTATAATTTCGATGCAAGTAATACTCTCCATCATCCGGTGTGTACATAATAGGATAATTTATATTCGTCCCATCAATTAAAACCCAACCTAAGATATCTGGATTTTGATGATATAATTCTGTGAATTGTTGTAACATTTTGGGGTTCTCATTTGCTTCTCTTGTGTCGTTATCTAAAACAGTTATATTCTCTTCTTTCGCAGAAGATGTTCCTATTGAAGAAGATGTTCTTATCGAAGAAAATGTTCCTATTGAAGAGGATATTCTTATCGAAGAAATTGGCGCTACTGTAATTGGCGTAGGAGATACTGTAAATAAAAAGGGTGCAACTAAAAATTGTTTTTTATCACTCATTGTAGAAGCTAATTGTTCCATTAAATGTTGGTTATTTCTAGCTTCTATATGAAATTTAAACAACCAAGTGCAAGTCATAAGAAGGGTAATACTGCATATACCTAACAAGAACAATTCACAACATTTGAAATTTTTTCCCCTTTTCATGATATTTACACACTCCTATAAGTACTAAATAAATTAAAATTTTTACTTTCAGCAAAACTTACTCATTATAACTAATAATTAATTACTCGTTATTATCTGCTTGTTATTAATTGCAGTTATTGCCTTCTAATTAACTGCCTATCATTACCTACTTGTTATTAACTACCCATTATTACCTACTAATTAACTGTCATTACCTACTTGTTATCGACTTCCATTTACCTCCTAATTAGTGCCTGTCATTACCTACTTACTGCTAATCTCAACAATTACACCTGTTAGTGGCAGTATAATATTATTTTTCATATCCCCAGTTGATAATAAATAAGTTTTATTATCTTGTAGCTCAATTTCTTTTTCAGATCGTGTTATATTGAGAATGGTAACTAAAGTTTCTTCCTCATATTGCCTTTTTAAATAAAACACCTCATCCTTTGCATAAATTTGAATATCTCCATATTTTAGCGACTTCTTTGTCTTACGTAACTTTATTAATTGTTTTGTAAACTCAAATAATTCCACATTCCAACTACTACGCTCCCAATCAAACGTTTTTCGACAGTCTGGGTCCCCATTTCCAGTCATGCCTATTTCAGTTCCATAGTAGATACCCGGCATACCAATATAAGTAAACAACAGCATAAGAGCCATTTTAAGCTTGCGTTCATCGCCATTACACCAGGTTAGAAAACGAACAGTATCATGGCTATCTAATAGGTTAAGCATTGATACTAATACTTGCTTAGAATTCCACATTAGGTATTCTGATAAATCTGCTGCCAAATCCTTAGCATCTTTTTCACCCATTGCAAAGTACTGAATTGCTGACTTGGTAAAAGGGTAATTCATAACACCGTCAAATTGATCTCCTTGTAACCAAGGATAGGCGTTGTGCCAATTTTCACCTAAAATTAAGGCTTCTGGGTTAATATCCTTAACCACCTTACGAAACTCCCGCCAAAAATCATGACTAACTTCATCCGATACATCTAGCCTCCAACCATCGATTTTCGCTTCTTTTGTCCAATATGCAACAGTATCAAATAGATACTTACGTAATTCTTTATTTTCCGTATTCAATTTTGGCATATTCGGGCTGGTACCAAAAATGCTATAATTTAGCTGAGACAAATCAAGCGGCTGACTATAATCACTCACCTCCTCGCTCGTATATCTTGTTATTGGAAAACTTCTTATATAAAACCAATCTTTATATTTTGACTTTTCTCCATGTAAAATAACATCTTGAAATGGAGTAAAGTACCAACTACAATGGTTAAACACACCGTCTAAAATAATTCGTATTCCCTTTTTATGAGCCTCTTCTACTAATTTACACAAAAGCTCTTTATTACCAAACATTGGGTCAATTTTTTCATAATCATAAATATCATACTTATGATTGCTAGGGGAACTAAAAATTGGCGTTAAGTATAATCCATTTACTCCAAGCTCTTCTAAATAATCTAAGCGATCTAATATACCTTGCAAATCCCCTCCATAAAAGCTATGAGGACCAGGCTTTTCACCCCAGGTGCATAATTCTTTTTTATCATTTTCACTATCACCATTACAAAACCTTTCTACAAAAATTTCATAGAAAACAGTTTCATTCACCCAAGCGGGTACCTGATGAACGTCCACCTCATTAATATAAGGAAATTGAAAATAGTGAAAATACGCATTCACATCATCATATGTTTTAGAAAATCCAGATTCTGAATATATCAATGTATCCTGCCCATATGAAATTTCAAAATAATACCCTAGTCTTGAATTGGTAGCATCATAACAATATTGATAGTAATCAAATAAATGGTCACTGGCTACTTTCTTCATTTCATACGATGTTTTTTCAGACCAACGGTGCTTCTCAGAAATTACAAGTTTCACTTGTGTACAGTCATCTTTGGCAGTCCGTAAGCGAATGTGAAGTTCATCCTTCTTATATGCATATGCATAATTACTTTTTTGTATATGACAAATTGCTTGTAGATTCAAATTAGCCTCCTTAAACTGCATACCTTTTAAAACCGTAGCTTTCTTAGCCTATCTAGTTTCTTAATCTATTCAGCTTTTTTAACTTACATAGTTTTCTTAATCCACCTAGTTTCTTTACTCCGTCTGTAAAAATGCATTCCAATCATCTTGCGCTTTCTTTGCAGCTTCTGCTGGTGTCAATTTTTGATCAAAAACTGCTGGGCCTATGTTCCCTGAAATAGTCCAGTAGTAAGATATTCTTTTTGCACTTGGCATTGGAATACTTTCATTAAATGCCTTCGTTATCGCTACTAAATCAGCATCATCTTTTAGACCTTCAATATTTTCTGAATCCCCACGGGATGTAATTTTAAAAGCTTTGGTATAAAGTAGTTCTGCACACTCCTTGGAAACTAAAAATTCAGCAAATAATTGAGCAGCCTTTGGATATTTTGTATAAGCTGAAACATGAGCATTCTGAACAAATGCAAATGGTTTTTGCTGTTTTCCATCATAAGTTACAAGTTTCGTAACACCAAAATTAACTCCTGCCTCACGAAAGGACTTAACATTCCATGGACCTCCTAGCATATAAGCAGTCTTACCATCAATAAATTGTGTTACTAAGAAATCAGGGTTCGCCAAATCACCGGAAGAAATCGGCATGAGATTATAATAATCTGCTAAAACTTCCAAACCCTTTTCAAATTCAGGAGTATCAAATCCTGGATTATTATCATCCGTTCCGTCTTCTCCAAATAAGCGGAATCCATAAGTACTAAGCATAGGAAATATTGGTGAGCCTGTAGTAACATCTGAAAGATATATGAACTTATTTTCTTTCAGATCATTAAACGTAAGTGCCTCTTCCTTTAATTGTTCAAATGTTGATGCAGGTTCTCCAATAACTAACGCTTTGTTATAAAACATAACATTAGTTTCAATGGAAACGGGAACTCCGTACACTTTACTATCAACAGTTACTGTTTTCATTGCAACATCGCTAACTACGGTATTTAAATTCTTTACAATTTTAGAGTCAAGTTCTAAGAAAATTCCAGCTTGAATTCCTTCTAAAGTCTTATCATGTGGACTCATAAATACGTCTGGTCCTTCCCCTGCTACCCCTTCTAAAACACCTTTAGTAAAATCATAAGCACCACCCTGTTCAACTTTTACGGTGACTCCATACTTTTCTTTAAATAGTCCCGCCACTGCCTCCCCAAATTCTTTATCACTCGTTCGAAATCTAAGTACAGCACCTTCTTCAGGTGTCCACTGTTCTTCTTCATTACTTAAAACTTCACTTACTGTAGTTGGTGTAATTTCTAAATTTTCATTAACTGGTAGCTCTTTACAACCTGTAAAAGTCAAAACTGTTAAAACTATACTAATTCCCAATGCAATTTTCTTTCTCATTGTTCCTCCCATTCCGCCGCCATTGCAAATCAATCTACTAAATATACGTGCTAACCTTTTTTCAAAATTAAATATTAAATTTGTACTTTTAAGCTATCAATCTTACTTTTCCCTTTATCCTTTGTTCGCCCCCGCCGCTATACCTTGGACTAAGTATTTTTGAAAAAACATAAATAAAATAGTGATTGGAACTGCTATTAATACTGCACCACCTGCAAACATTGTAAAATTTGAGTTTTCCTTACCAGAAATCATACTAAAAAGCCCAACTGCAAGCGTACGATTCTCGTCACTGGATAAAAGCATATTCGGTAAAATATAATCCATCCATGGCATCATAAACTGTGATACCGCACAATACGTGATAATTGGTTTTGAAAGTGGAAGTACGATTTTTGTAAATGTTTTAAAATAGGTACTACCATCAATATAAGCCGCCTCATCAATGTCCTGTGGAATACCATCGAGATATCCTTTCACAAGCCACACATTGTATGGAATTGCTCCTGCTGCATAGATAATAACAAGCGCATATGGTTTATCAAGTAATCCAAAATTCCAGAACAATGTATAAATTGCAGTCATAGATAAAAAAGTTGGAAACATCGACAATAACAATATAGACATTAACCCAGTTTTTCTACCTTTAAATCGAAATCTTGACATTGTCCACGCGGTGATCATGATAAGCATTACACTAACTATGGCATTTAAGCTTGCTATTACAAATGAATTCATAAACCATTTTACGTAATTTGTCTCGGCAAATAAGCGACGATAGTTATCTATGGTTAATTCTTTCGGAATCAAAGTTGCCGAGGCCAATCCATTCCCCTTATTAAAAGAAGATATAATAATCCAAAATATTGGAATAATAACGAATAAAGCAACAACGATTAATTCTAGATGTATCAACAACCATACAATCTTCTTTTTTATACCTATCCCACTTTCTCTTTTCATAACATCAACCTCCTCTATTCTGGCAGCTATGCCCCTCTATTAACGTCGCTAACCTTATGTAACAGCATAAAAGATTACTTGAAAAACGTTTTTTACTTAAAACATTTTTTTGCTTCCTACATCTCCTTAAAAGCATTGGTTCTTCTAAAATTCCATATAGAAACGGCTGCAATAAATATAAAAATTAAAATATTCATTACTGCTGCCATACTGTACAATCTTTGATCCAATGTCAGTTTGTAAATCCATGAAATTAAGATATCTGTATCACCTGCAAACTGTAACTTTGGATTGGTTGGTCCACCACTAGTAAGGAAGTAAATAGCACCAAAATTATTAAAATTACCTGCTAGATTCATAACGATTAAAGGAGCAGTTGCACGCATCAATAATGGAAGTTTTACATGCGCAAACACTTGATATTTGCTAGCACCATCAATGGAAGCTGCTTCATATAAACTTTCATCCTGATTTGAAAGTACGCCAAGTAACATTACCATAAACGTCGGGAACCCTAACCAAAGATTAACGCATATAACCGTAATCTTCGCTATAATAGGATCTGTCAAAAAAGGAATACGTTCTTTAATTATCCCGAAATCCATTAAAAGTTGATTAATGGGCCCAAATTGTCCATTTAATAAATTCTTAAAAACAAGTAATGATATCATACCTGGAATTGCCCATGGTAATATGTATATGGTTCGAAAGAAAGCCTTATATTTTACATAGTTACTATTTAAAATAAGCGCTTGAAATAAGCCCATAAAATATGTTGAAAACGTTGCCAATAAAGCCCAAAGTATCGTCCAAATTAAAACTCTTAGAAATGTTTTGGTCCAAATCGGTACACTAATTAATTTAATAAAATTAGTCAAACCAACCCAGTCAACCAAATGTGCCGGTGGTAGATGATTTGTATCATAATTCGTAAAGGATGTTAAAACCGAAAAAATTATAGGCATTAATACAATCAAAGCAATGATGATCGCTGAAGGAGTCAATACGATATAAGGAAATGCTTTCCGCTTACTAGCACTTTTTAAGCTTTTTAAAATCCTTCCCTCGCGTAAAAGTTTTTCTGACTTTACAAGATTTATGGCATCATAAATATTAAAAAAATAAACTGCTACAAATACCAATAAAGCCATAAGTGCAATAATTCCATTGATTAATAAAATGGTAGAATGATCCCCTCGTACCCCCTCAACCGTTCCCATTGTTAGCAAACCCCAAATCCCTTTTGTAAAGAAACCACCATAAAGACGTAATTCAAAATTTTTAATCTGCCCTGCAAAATAGTTGAACCAATATCCCGTTCCCAATTCGATACCTAACATTAAAACTTGTGTCATGAAAAGCAAAAAGCCTTTCACTCTCTGCTTTCCAATTAAAAATTGACCACTGCCCCAAATTAAGATGGAAAGAAAAACAGCTTCGTATTTTTTTCTCATACTCCTTAAGCCTCCCTGCTCTACAGGTTAATTTCGTTTGCTATGTACTCTTTGCTATGCTAAAATTGTTATATTCTAACAAATAAAGGAAGTGATAAGATGGCAAAACATAAAACCACAATGCGTGATATAGCGAAAGAATGTGGAGTCTCTGTTGCTACGGTATCTTACGTTTTAAACCATTCCCAAAAAGAAAAAATAAGCCATGATACCCGTTTAAAAGTTATGGAGGCTGCAACGAAGTTGCATTATACCCCAAGCAAAAGTTGTAATTCTTGCATGAAGCGACAGAGTAATCTAATTGGTATCATTATTAATTTAAAAGATTCTAATACAGCCGGTAAAAAAATGTTATTTTATGATTTAGCAGCCGAACTCAGTGACCAAATGCATCTTATCGGTTTTGAATCTATTCTTATGGCCACTAAAGAACTTACAAAGGATGTTAATGTAATTACGAAGCATCGACCAGATGCACTGTTTATCATTGATGCCGACGTTCGAGCTATTGAACAATTTACGAAGGATTACTATGTTCCAATATTATTTCTAGATAGTGAAATCAACAATCCTTTGTTTTGTAAAATCTATCCTGATTATTCCGAAATCATAGAATCTTCGAAATTAATGCTTGATACTGAATTTCCTTTTCTTGTTATGGAAGATGTTTATAACCAACCACTAAGGCGTCAGGTATTAGAATGGTTCCGCCCACCAGATGTCTTTATAAATACTCCGAATTCTAATTTAGATCAATTTTTAGCAGAACATCAAAATGGTAAGGGTATTGTCATTGGGGATATACTTGGGATGCAGATAGAACGTCGTTTTCCTAAGGATGATTTAGTAATCATCTCTAGTCTTGGTAATACCGGGTTGTTACCACAAGATATTAAAACTCTTTATGTTCGAAATAAAACAAAAGCTGCAATTGCTGCTGAAGTTCTCCAAAATATGCTTCTGCTAGATTACGAAGCAGAAGATGATAATCGAATCCTATTAAAAAGTGAAAGATTTTAGTCTTTAAAAGATTTATGTAAATACGATTGCATGTGATATTAATTTATATTATTTGCGCTTCTTTACTAATAAGCTCTATTGATTCGGGTGTTAGAATGTAATTGCGGTTTTGACACTCGGATCAAATCATTTTATTTCTTTTTTTCCTGTATTATATTTCCAATATATCACTGGCATTGTATATTGTCAACATATTTATCAAATTTATTCTCATTAATATATTTATTTTTGTGCACTTTATACAAAGTTTTCACTTAACAAAACTCATGTTAAGTTTTTTAAGTAATAAAAAATGGCTTAAATAAGCCATTTTCTATCCATATAAGTTAACTGTTAATTACTTAAACTTTTCAAACACTATATTATGAAATTTTCATAATCATTTGCAAGCATGGATTATATTCGTCCCATAAAGTCTTAAAACACTCCACTGGTCGAAAACCTAATGCCTTATAAAAATTCCTAGTCTTTGCATAATTAATGTCAGGTCTAGATTCATCCAGGGTTTTTACTTGTAAATATTCAATTGAATTATTTTTACACCACTCACAACATTGCTTGAATAATAATTTTCCGATGCCTTTTCTATGATACTCTACTTCTACTCCCATAACATAAATCTCAGCAGAATACTGATTGTGCTGTTTTAAAACAATAAATCCTACTGCTATTTCATTTTCATATGCAGCCCACAATAGCATCTCCATGCTTTCCTCAACATATTCTCTTTTTGATTCCTCAATACCAAACCAATCTGGTAAATGATCTAATATACTACTTACGATTTCTCTTTTTACACTTTTTTCTTTCACTTCTTTATATACCATCATTTTAATTCCTTTCTCTTTCATCAAGGTTACAAACTAATTACAACTTTTTCTCTTTCTTCACAGTAATAAATAAATCAAAAACTTTTTTACTTTCTTCAAAGTTTTAAATAAATCAAAAATTTTTTTACTTTCTTCAAAGTTAGAAACAAATCAAAATCTTCAAA encodes:
- a CDS encoding sugar ABC transporter permease, with protein sequence MKRESGIGIKKKIVWLLIHLELIVVALFVIIPIFWIIISSFNKGNGLASATLIPKELTIDNYRRLFAETNYVKWFMNSFVIASLNAIVSVMLIMITAWTMSRFRFKGRKTGLMSILLLSMFPTFLSMTAIYTLFWNFGLLDKPYALVIIYAAGAIPYNVWLVKGYLDGIPQDIDEAAYIDGSTYFKTFTKIVLPLSKPIITYCAVSQFMMPWMDYILPNMLLSSDENRTLAVGLFSMISGKENSNFTMFAGGAVLIAVPITILFMFFQKYLVQGIAAGANKG
- a CDS encoding sugar ABC transporter substrate-binding protein, which translates into the protein MRKKIALGISIVLTVLTFTGCKELPVNENLEITPTTVSEVLSNEEEQWTPEEGAVLRFRTSDKEFGEAVAGLFKEKYGVTVKVEQGGAYDFTKGVLEGVAGEGPDVFMSPHDKTLEGIQAGIFLELDSKIVKNLNTVVSDVAMKTVTVDSKVYGVPVSIETNVMFYNKALVIGEPASTFEQLKEEALTFNDLKENKFIYLSDVTTGSPIFPMLSTYGFRLFGEDGTDDNNPGFDTPEFEKGLEVLADYYNLMPISSGDLANPDFLVTQFIDGKTAYMLGGPWNVKSFREAGVNFGVTKLVTYDGKQQKPFAFVQNAHVSAYTKYPKAAQLFAEFLVSKECAELLYTKAFKITSRGDSENIEGLKDDADLVAITKAFNESIPMPSAKRISYYWTISGNIGPAVFDQKLTPAEAAKKAQDDWNAFLQTE
- a CDS encoding starch-binding protein, producing the protein MMKTLKKFFVSFMTLALLVLSFAAMPLKAKAESSVMIYFQNSEGWSDVYCYIWQGLGPVQGTATWPGAQMTKVEETEDWYQFEYTKGSAFQVIFNDNGTPKINQTGNLPADLEADKAAYWFVTGTSITDQGTSDGYTAQGLAVQVLTEAPEGFPTSTTTETATESKDAGQSDTTTVTPAKDESPKTGDTAQPMLLMGVGIVAALGIVIIISKKKLLPNK
- a CDS encoding GNAT family N-acetyltransferase; protein product: MMVYKEVKEKSVKREIVSSILDHLPDWFGIEESKREYVEESMEMLLWAAYENEIAVGFIVLKQHNQYSAEIYVMGVEVEYHRKGIGKLLFKQCCEWCKNNSIEYLQVKTLDESRPDINYAKTRNFYKALGFRPVECFKTLWDEYNPCLQMIMKIS
- a CDS encoding flavodoxin family protein; translated protein: MRAAVIYYSLEGNTEFIARMIAEEAKAKMFKLETRKEFPTKGFKKFFVSGGSVLFHRKPELKEESFNLEAYDTLIIGSPIWAGTYASPLNTFLSSNEIKNKTIYLFACHGSGDADKYYSKMKERLHGNIIADTIDFLEPIKKDKCEIAKKVSQFCKANF
- a CDS encoding carbohydrate ABC transporter permease: MRKKYEAVFLSILIWGSGQFLIGKQRVKGFLLFMTQVLMLGIELGTGYWFNYFAGQIKNFELRLYGGFFTKGIWGLLTMGTVEGVRGDHSTILLINGIIALMALLVFVAVYFFNIYDAINLVKSEKLLREGRILKSLKSASKRKAFPYIVLTPSAIIIALIVLMPIIFSVLTSFTNYDTNHLPPAHLVDWVGLTNFIKLISVPIWTKTFLRVLIWTILWALLATFSTYFMGLFQALILNSNYVKYKAFFRTIYILPWAIPGMISLLVFKNLLNGQFGPINQLLMDFGIIKERIPFLTDPIIAKITVICVNLWLGFPTFMVMLLGVLSNQDESLYEAASIDGASKYQVFAHVKLPLLMRATAPLIVMNLAGNFNNFGAIYFLTSGGPTNPKLQFAGDTDILISWIYKLTLDQRLYSMAAVMNILIFIFIAAVSIWNFRRTNAFKEM
- a CDS encoding class B sortase: MKRGKNFKCCELFLLGICSITLLMTCTWLFKFHIEARNNQHLMEQLASTMSDKKQFLVAPFLFTVSPTPITVAPISSIRISSSIGTFSSIRTSSSIGTSSAKEENITVLDNDTREANENPKMLQQFTELYHQNPDILGWVLIDGTNINYPIMYTPDDGEYYLHRNYNKEEEKRGLPFLDAGTNFLLSQNYLVYGHNMKDGTGFHDLLKYTEESYYKEHSIIHFNTLYEEADYEIIAVFKSQIFYENQDVFKYYKFTNIEEERDYREYIDNIKEKSIYDTGVTASFGEKLLTLSTCSYHITDGRFIIVAKKK
- a CDS encoding glycoside hydrolase family 13 protein, which translates into the protein MNLQAICHIQKSNYAYAYKKDELHIRLRTAKDDCTQVKLVISEKHRWSEKTSYEMKKVASDHLFDYYQYCYDATNSRLGYYFEISYGQDTLIYSESGFSKTYDDVNAYFHYFQFPYINEVDVHQVPAWVNETVFYEIFVERFCNGDSENDKKELCTWGEKPGPHSFYGGDLQGILDRLDYLEELGVNGLYLTPIFSSPSNHKYDIYDYEKIDPMFGNKELLCKLVEEAHKKGIRIILDGVFNHCSWYFTPFQDVILHGEKSKYKDWFYIRSFPITRYTSEEVSDYSQPLDLSQLNYSIFGTSPNMPKLNTENKELRKYLFDTVAYWTKEAKIDGWRLDVSDEVSHDFWREFRKVVKDINPEALILGENWHNAYPWLQGDQFDGVMNYPFTKSAIQYFAMGEKDAKDLAADLSEYLMWNSKQVLVSMLNLLDSHDTVRFLTWCNGDERKLKMALMLLFTYIGMPGIYYGTEIGMTGNGDPDCRKTFDWERSSWNVELFEFTKQLIKLRKTKKSLKYGDIQIYAKDEVFYLKRQYEEETLVTILNITRSEKEIELQDNKTYLLSTGDMKNNIILPLTGVIVEISSK
- a CDS encoding LacI family DNA-binding transcriptional regulator, which translates into the protein MAKHKTTMRDIAKECGVSVATVSYVLNHSQKEKISHDTRLKVMEAATKLHYTPSKSCNSCMKRQSNLIGIIINLKDSNTAGKKMLFYDLAAELSDQMHLIGFESILMATKELTKDVNVITKHRPDALFIIDADVRAIEQFTKDYYVPILFLDSEINNPLFCKIYPDYSEIIESSKLMLDTEFPFLVMEDVYNQPLRRQVLEWFRPPDVFINTPNSNLDQFLAEHQNGKGIVIGDILGMQIERRFPKDDLVIISSLGNTGLLPQDIKTLYVRNKTKAAIAAEVLQNMLLLDYEAEDDNRILLKSERF